A segment of the Prochlorococcus marinus str. MIT 9215 genome:
AGATATGCTAGAGATCTTGGATTATTGTTATCTGGGAATGTTACAGAACTAGTTGCTAATAACCAAAAAAAAGAAATTTCTAATGTAGCTGAAAAGTTTTGGAGATCGAGTCGAAACCTGCGTTATATATTTTTTACTGATGCTGAGGATATTGTTCAACTTGGGATACCGATCAGTGCAACACCGACAAGCTCAGACAGTCAGTTTCAGCTCACTCGAAGATTAAAACTGCCCTCAGAACTAAAGAAGAGGCCACAATTCCCTTTGGTTAGACAACATGCGACACCTCAAGGTCAAGTTACGGATGTATTTGTACCAATGTTGTGGAAAGGCAAATATCTTGGAACTTTAGCTTTGGGAGTCACCCCTAATAAAAAAGCATTAGCCAGTGCTGCCTTAACTAGGGAAGTAACCATTGCAGTTTTTATCTCTATTTGGGTTTTAGTAATACTTGGAGCTGTATTTAATGCACTAACAATAACCAGACCCGTCAGAGAGTTAGTAAGAGGGGTTAGAGAAATTTCACGAGGAAATTTCAAGTCCAGAATTTCTTTACCTATGACAGGTGATCTAGGAGAACTCTTAAATGGGTTTAACCGAATGGCAACACAGTTAGAAAATTATGACGAAGCCAATATAGAAGAACTCAAAGCGGCACAAATCAAGCAGCAATCTCTTATAGCGACAATGGCTGATGGTGCCATATTATTGGACTCACAAGGTAAGATTGTACTTACTAATCCAACAGCAAAAAGATTATTTCGTTGGGAAGGAAGATTCCTAGAGGGCAAAAATTTTTTAAATGAAATCCCCGAGATTTTATCCAACGACTTACATACGAATGTGGAATCTATTTTAAACAGAGAAAAGGAGAAGGACGATTTAAGATTTAGTTTGGGAGAACCAGCAAGAACCTTAAGAATTGTTTTGCAATCAGTTTTAGATACAAATAAAGTTGAATTAAAAGGAATTGCGGTAACAATTCAAGATTTAACTAGAGAAGTTGAACTTAACGCGGCACAAAATAGATTTATTAGTAATGTTTCGCACGAATTAAGAACACCACTTTTTAATATCAAAAGCTACGTAGAGACCTTACATGATTTAAAAGATCAGCTTTCTGATGAAGAACAAATAGAATTTTTGGGCATTGCAAATTCAGAGACTGATAGGTTAACAAGACTTGTAAATGATGTATTAGATTTATCAAGATTAGAATCTGGGAAAATTGTTCAGCTTGATCAAATGGATATAAAACCTGCAATAGAACAGACTCTCAGAAACTATAGACTTAATGCTACAGAAAAAAATGTTACATTAGCTCATGATATAGAGGAAACTATTCCTCTAATTCTTGGAAATTTTGATTTACTTTTGCAGGTTTTTGATAATTTGCTTGGTAATGGATTGAAATTTAGTCCAAAAAATAGCTCCCTTATTATAAGAGCTTACACTTGGCCAGATTCCTGCCCAGCTTTCCCTCCAAGTATTAAAAATGATGGAGCCCCTCAATGTGAATTAGTTTCACCACTGCCTAAAGTAAGAATTGAGATTGCTGATACAGGGTCAGGAATATCACAGGCCGATCAAGAAAAGATTTTTGATCGTTTTTATAGAGTAGAGAATTCTGTTCATACTGAGCAAGGTACTGGTTTAGGTTTATCTATAGTGAGAGGAATAATTGAAAAACACGGTGGAGAGATTCGTATGGCTAGTGAATTAGGAGTAGGAACAACTTTCTGGTTTGATTTGGCTTTAGCACAATCTGATAAAGATGAATTATTGACAAATGCTATTAACAATTCAGATTCTTTTTCAAGTTCTGAAATCAAAGAAATAATCTAATTATCATCTATGCCTTTAAAAACATTTTTAACATTTTGAACATTTTGATCAGGCACAACTCTGTGAGGCGCACCACTAAATATTTGTTCAAAATTAGAAAAAGAATCTTTTATTTCTGGACCACTATTCGTAATGATAAATTCTCTTATTCGTTTATCATGCCATGATCCCCGCATTTTAAAGACATTTAAAGCTCGTGCCATCTCACCTTTTATTTCTACATATTGAAGCAACAATATGGTATCTGTAATTGTTGAGATATGAGAATCAGTTATAGAATGACTTCCCATAAATTCTTCTGCAGTATTAGTAAAAAAGCCTGCAATCTCCTCTTGTTTTGTATAACCCGTTACGGCTATTACGAACTGTCTAAATGCATTCAAGCTCACACCTCTGGCTAACGCAGAGAGAGAATCAATTGCCATCCTCTTTGGTTTAAATTGAGTAATTTGCGTTTTTATAATTTGTAAGTGATCTTCTAAACCAGTTGATTCAGGATATGCACATATAATTTTCAACAACCCATCACTTTCCATTTTTTCAAAATCTATACCCCAACTAGTAGCATTCCGAAGCAATTGAGCCCTAGATTCTTCATATGCAAAAAGTATTGCTCTCTCATTGTTGTTATAAGCATCTTCAACAAATTTTGATACAAGCATTGTTTTGCCTGTACCAGTAGCTCCAGTAGCGAGAATGATGGAATCTTGAAAATATCCCCCACCACACATATCATCAAGATCTTTAACTCCAGAACTAATTCTAATATTTGAGGATCTCTGAGTTAATCTCATTGCCCCGAGGGCAAACACGCTTATTCCATTCATTCCCATAGTGAATGGATATTCACCTTTCATATGTACAGTACCTCTTAACTTCAAAACTTCTAGAGTTCTTCTTCTCTTTTCTGACTCAAGAACATTTCTCAATAAGACAACATTATCAGATACAAATTCTTCTACTCCATATCTAGCAATTGGACCGTAATCATCAACCCTTTCAGTAGTCATAACAGTTGTCACACCTATTTCTTTTAATCTTGCTATTAGTCTAAATATTTCTCTTCTAACTACGTAAATAGCATCATACTGTTGAAAGACCGCAGTTATTGAATCTATTGCAACTCTTTTAGCTTTATATTTTCTAATTGCATAACTAATTCTTTCAATAAGACCAGACAAGTCAAAATTACCCGCAACGTCCTGACCATCAGGATCAGGAGAAGCATCCAAAATAAACAGCTTATTTTGGTCAATTAATTCTTGTAAATCCCAACCAAAACTTGCAGCATTTCTAATAATATCCAAAGGCGATTCTTCAAATGTTACAAAGATTCCAGGCTCATCAAAATTACAAATTCCATGGTGTAAATATTGCAGTGAAAAAACAGTTTTACCCGTTCCGGACGTACCACTAACAAGTGTACTTCGAGATACTGGCAAACCACCCCTGCAAACATCATCAAATCCTTCTATTCCAGTTGGTAATTTCTGTACTTGCATTTTATTCGATTTGCCAAATTTCTTATCATTCATAGTTTTGTGCTAGTAAATAAAAGCAAAATAAATTTTGATTTATCTTTAATAATAAAAAAGTTTTAAATATATTATTTATCTCCACTATATTCAGTTTCAGTTAATTCATCAAAAAGTAGATCTAAACCAATTAAAACTTTCTCTCTATCTGAGAGATCACCAATTATTTTTCTCACTGGTGGCGGTAAAATTTTGGCTAAAGTTGGTGTTGCTAAAATCTTATCTTCTTCTGCAAGTTGTGGCTGCTTAAGTACATCAATAACCTTCAAAGCATAAACTCCTTTGAATTCATTTTCTAAAATTTCTCTTAAAGTATTTAAAGCTCGCATTGAATTAGGAGTATTTCCAGCAACATAGAGTTTTAAAATATATGTTTTTCTTGCTGCCATAATTAAAAATCCTTACTTAATTGATATAAAAGATTTAAACAACCCTTGACTTATTACACTACAAAATAAGAAAATATACAAACTATTATGATTGCTTATTTGGCTTAATCAAATTATCAATTTGAGCCTGATAGCGTCTTTAAAATATGACAAATTCTAAAAAATCCTCAAACAATTCTTTAAAAAATCATGAATTGTACGCGATAGCAGAAACTTCAGGTCAACAATTTTGGTTCGAAGTGAACAGATACTATGACATAGATAGGTTAAAAGCAAAAGAGAAGGATAAGATAACACTAGATAAAGTTTTACTTTTAAAAGATAAAGACTCTATCACTGTTGGAAAACCATACGTTAAGGATGCGAAAATTGAATTAGAAGTAGTCTCCCATAAAAGAGATAAGAAAATTCTTGTATACAAAATGCGTCCCAAAAAAAAGACAAGAAGGAAAATGGGCCATAGACAAGAACTCACAAGAGTTATGGTAAAATCAATTAAAGTTGGGAAACCCACTCCTAAGTCTTCTTCTAAAAAAGAAGAAACTGTTAAAAAGGAAACTAAACCAAAATCCGAAAAATCTACAAATTAAAAACTTCTTATGGCGCATAAAAAAGGAACAGGTTCTACTAGAAACGGTAGAGATTCAAATTCAAAAAGATTGGGAGTGAAAGCTTATGGAGGCGAGAAGGTAACTGCTGGATCAATTTTAATTCGCCAAAGAGGTACATCCTTTTTACCTGGGATCAATGTCGGAAAAGGTAAAGATGATACACTTTTTGCACTCAAAGAAGGAACAGTAAGTTTCGAAAGCATTAAAAGAAATCTAAGAAATAGAAAAAGAGTTAATATAGTTATTTAATTTTCTTATAAGCCCTTGTTGTTATAAGAATAGGATGAAATACTTCTAAAAAATTTGATTGAAGAGTCTCAAAAAACTTTTCAACAATTTGGCTATCATCGATATGAAAAGGATATTCATTCTTATCTCCTTTGTAAAAATACCAATTGAATAGAGCAATAGAATTATTATCCATAATCTCACTGAAAATATTAATTTGAGAAGCTGGATCTGCCAAATGTTCCAAAACATCAAGACAAACTATCGTATCAAATTTCAACATTTGTGTATCTTGAATTGTCTTGCAAAAAGTAAGTTTTTTTTCGACTCCTAATTTCTTAGCCCTGTATTCAACAAAATTTCTATTTGTTTGATTAATATCTACAAAAAAAACATGCTCAACTTTTGAAGACATAGCGTTAGCTAAGGCGTGCGTACCAATACCTCCTCCAAAATCCAGAACTAAATCTTTAGAAAATCTCTGCTGAAGTTTTAAAGTATCAGCGATATAGTCTCTACTTGTGATATGCCAAGCAGCTAAATCAGCAACATGCCTATCTCCCACAATCTCAGTATAAAAATCTGAAACATCATTCAAAGCATCCCCAGGATGTGAATTGGCCAGATTGATCTTTGCATTTGCAAGAAATCCATCTAAATCACATTCTCTAATAGATAAGTATTCCATTAAATGTGATTTCAAATTAAAAGCATTGTCTAAAAACTCTTTTAAAATAAAATTATTATTTTTCAATTTCTTGCTCTAAATTTCTTATACCAAAATCATAGAATGGTAATAAATCTTTCTCAAAGTATTCTTAATATTAAAAATGGAAACTAATGATGGATTCTTAGTAATTAATAAAGATAAGGGTTGCACCTCTCATGATTGTGTTAAACAAATAAGAAAGTTACTAAATACAAAAAAGGTCGGTCACACAGGAACTCTTGACCCGGAAGTTATAGGAACATTACCAATCGCGATAGGCAGTGCAACAAGATTTATTCAATATCTTCCTCAAAGTAAAACTTACATAGGAAAAATTAAATTAGGGATAAGAACTAACACTGATGATATTCATGGGGAAATAATTAATCAAAAAAGTTGGCCTAAAATCAGTGAAGAAAAATTAGATCAATACTTAAAAAGATTTAGAGGAATTATTAAACAAGTTCCGCCGAAAGTTTCTAGTGTTCACGTCAATGGTGAAAGAGCTTATAAAAAATCTTTCAGGAATGAAATTTTTGAATTAGCACCTAGAGAAGTAAAAATAAAGGAACTTACTTTAATGAAATGGGACCAAATAAACGGAATCATAACAATAAAAATTAAATGTTCATCTGGCACATATATAAGAGCAATTGCAAGAGATTTAGGAGGAATTCTTAATTCCGAAGGCTGCCTTCTGCAACTAAAAAGAATTTCAGCATGTGGCTTTGATGAACAAAGCTCTATTAAAATCTCTGATATAGAAAAAGCAAAGAAAAACGCGCCAAAATTTATTATTCCAACAATTTCTGCTCTTGATCACATTTCAACATATTCTTTAAATAAAGATGAAGAAATAAATTATTGGCAGACTGGTAGAGCAATTAAAATTGATATTAATTTCTTATATGAATGCAAAGCTTTTGATTACAAACAACCTTTAAAGGTAGTTGATAGTAGAAAAATGCTTCTTGGAATAGGCTTCTTAGATGATGATCATACTAAAATAAATCCAAAATTAGTTCTTAATGCAAAATGACTTTTTATAAAAAATACCTTTTAAAAGGTTTTATTTTAACCCCTTTATAGAAATGTTTTAATATTTCCTCCGCTTTTGCTCCTTTAGAAGCCATGTATTTTGCTCCCCATTGACTCATTCCTACACCATGACCAGAACCATATCCTAAAACTACTAAAGTCTTATCAATAGAGGAGAAATTTTCAATTTGGTTTCTTGGAATTAATAAAATTTGATTTATGTTTATTAATGTTGGATCTTTAATACTATTAAAAGTTACTAATTCATAAAGACTTACGTTATATCGATTAGCAATATCAGATAAGTTATCACCGGCTTTGACAATATAAGTTATGGGTTTATCTTCCAATAGTTTAGTTGATGTTGTTTTAGCGTTATCATTTTCTTTAATTAATTTGAACCTTACTAAGGTACTTTTAAGATTCATCTTTTTACGAATATCTAATCCTGAGATTTGAGCCGATCCATAATCACCTTGAATTTTTACATTTTTTACTCTCCCTGTATTAGTAATACTTAAAATCTCAATTTGTTTAATACCTCCAATTCTTGGAAATAATTTTTGTAATTCTTCATTTGAAAATCTTTTCTGCCACTTAAGTTTAGGATTGTTTTTATCGAAGTCTTTAACGCTCGATAAATATGGAAATTCATTTTTCCATACATCTTGACTATTTTCGGTCATACCAGCTGAACTACTATGAAATAAAGCATTAATTAATTTATTTTTGTATACCAAAACCAAAGATCTTGTAGCTCTAACGGCTTTTCTAGTTTTAAAAGTTCTTGATTCCAAGCCATTGTAGACTTGGTTCTTATTTGTAGAATCTATATCAAATAGGCTATTACCCTTTTGTTTTAGGGCATAGGTTCTCGATGCAATAGCCTGTGCTTCCAATGCTTCCATAGGCCATTTTGTTGGCATCTCTGAGCCAACTACACTACTCAAATAATTCTCAACTCCGATAGTATTAACTACCGATATATTTTCATCGCCTATGAAAATATTCAATTTACCTGCATATCTTTTCTGACCCACCCATATACCTCTAGAATCTGAAGTTCTAACTAAAAATTTATCTTTATCCTTAAGATCATAAATTTTGTGTTTGTTTTTATCAAAAAACATAAATTTTCTATTATTTTCTATTTTTATAGTTAAACCTTTAAATTTTTTATTTAAAAATCTTTGCCCTTCAACTGTTAATGGAATTGATCTATCAGCTCTTATTCTAATTTTGTTATCTTTTAAAATCAAAACCTTTATAGTTGGTATTTGGGAGGCTCGTAAAGGCCTTACCTGAAAAACGCAAAAATTTACAAAAAATATTAAAAAGAAATTTTGACTTATTTTTATGAATTTAAATGTCACTATGTTTAAAAACGAAATTCTTAATTTGCCTAAGTTTGACTAAAAGTCTAGATTTAATCTAGATATCAAAATAAAAATATCATAATAAGTGAATGTCACCTTTTTAGGAACGAGCTCTGGAGTCCCCTCCTTAACGAGAAATGTTTCTTCCTTAGCTCTTAAATTATCACAGTCATCAGAAGTTTGGCTTTTTGATTGTGGCGAGGGTACACAACATCAAATAATGAAAAGCAATATTAAATCTTCACAAATAAAGAAAATATTTATCACACACATGCATGGAGATCATATTTATGGTTTGCCTGGACTTTTGGCTACCTTAGGTCTATCAGGAAATAGTAAGGGTATTGAAATTTACGGTCCTTCAGAGTTGCGAAGTTATATAAATTCCGCACTTAAAAGCAGTTTTTGCAAATTGTCGTACCCATTACATTTTGTGGAAGTTGAAAATTATGCTTCAAAAAATAAAATTCTATTTGAAAACAACAAAATAAAAGTAAATTGCGCCTGCCTTAAGCATAAAATACCTGCTTATGGTTATCGAGTAAGTGAAAAAGATAAGCCAGGTATATTTGATATCAAAAAAGCACAGTCCCTAAAAATAGCACCTGGACCAATTTATTCAGAACTGCAACAAGGTAAAAAAGTTGTACTTGCAGATGGCAGGACATTTGATGGAAAAGAATTCTGTGGACCTCCTAGAGTGGGTGAAAGTTTTGTTTATTGCACAGATACAGTCTTTAGCCAATCCGCTGTTTCACTTTCGAAAAATGCCAATTTACTCGTACATGAATCGACCTTTTCAGAGGAGGATGAGAACATGGCTTATGAAAAATTACATTCCACAACAATCATGGCTGCCAAAACAGCATTATTATCTAATACAAAAAAATTAATTATTACTCATTTAAGTCCAAGATATACCAATAAAAATGCAATTACGCCAAGCGATTTGCTTAAAGAGGCTCAAAAAGTTTTTCCAAATACTCAGCTTGCAAAAGATTTTCTAACGACTGAAATAAAATAAACTGCAACAGTTCGTTAGAAGAAGAGTCGTAAATGACCAACCCATGGAATAATAGTCTTAGGTTTTCTATATTGATGTTGATCGAAATGGTTTCTATGCTTTCATCACTACATAAGTCTTTTAAAAGACTATTTATTTTTCTTCCGTTAATTATTGGTTTACTTATTAGTCCAGTCTCTGCAAACGCGCTTTATCCTAGTGATCCTTCATCAGTTGACGTACTAAAAGATGATCTTCACGGCGCCGACCTCCATAATACTGAATATGTTAAATATGATTTATCTAATCAAGATTTAGGAGAAGCTAATCTTCAAGGCGCATATATGAGCGTAACAACTGCAAAAAACTCTAGTTTTAAAGGAGCCAATATGAAGGACCTTATTGCATATGCGACACGTTTTGATAATGCTGATTTTACAGATGCGAATCTTACTAATGGTGAGCTAATGAAAAGTGTTTTTGATGGTGCAATTATTGATGGAGCAGACTTTACTGACGCAAATCTTGATTTAAAGACAAGAAAATCACTTTGCGAGAGAGCAACAGGTACTAATTCACAGACAGGAGTAAATACAGCAGATAGCTTAGAATGTTCTGGCCTAAAAGGTTACACACCTCCTAAACCAAAAGCCTAATATTAAATCTAATTAACTTCAGTTGGGTAAATATTGCCAGGCTTCCTTGAGCCTGGCTTTTTGCTGTACCACCATTCTTGTATATCAGAAGAAAATTTCTTTGAAAAAAGAGTTATAACAGTCTCAACAGGTTTTGATCCAGGCTCTAAAATCTGTACTGAGTAAGATGGGCATTTTCTTGAAGCCATATCAGCAACGAACCTAGAACCTATTCTTCTCCAACTAGGCTCCTTACTTCTCCAAGCAAGCCTTGAACACGGCCAAGGTAACTCTTCTCTATCATAAAGTCTGCAGCATGGCCCTATAACCTTATAACTGTATTGACCTCCATAACTCGATTGAACACTACCAGTCTTGAAAAATTCAAATTTATTCATTTACGAAAAAGCCACCTTCATTAAGGGTGGCAGAGAAATAATGAATAATCAACTTAGAAAAGTAAATTTTTATATTTAATACAATTCTTCCTCAGCATGAGTTGTAATTGTTACATCGGATGTTGGATAAGCAACACATGTAAGAACGAAACCTGCTTCAAGTTGGTCATCATCCAAGAAACTTTGATCTGATTGATCAACACTACCTGAAGTAACTTTTCCAGCACATGTTGAACATGCTCCAGCCCTGCAAGAATAAGGAAGATCGATACCTTGCTCTTCAGCAGCGTCTAGGATGTATTGATCATCAGGTACTTCAATAGTTGAATTGAGACCTTCACCTTCGCTGATGAGCGTAACGTTGTAAGAAGCCATTTAAATAAAAAATTGTCGGTAATTAATACCTATCAATTACATTTTTAACATCGAATAGGACGATATGTGAGATTTTGAAGTAAAAAATGACACAATAAAATGTATTCGAGAGTATCTATAAGTAAATCTTATGTTTAGGGTTACTTGCTGGCTTTTGCGCAGAAATACATGCCCAATTCTTTCTAGATGATACGTCCAATAATTTCAAGTTATTTTGAATTAATATTTTTATAATTTCATCTTTTTGTGAATTCAGAATTCCACTGAAAATGACTTCCCCATTATTTCTTAAACACTTATAAATATTTGGAATCATTCCTTTTATTACTTCAGCAAGGATATTGCATAAGACAAAATCAAATTGTTTGAGTTGATTTTTTAAAATTACTTCATTAAAAGATCCCAAATATGTATTTAGGTTATTTAAATTGCCGAAATTTAGTTGAAAATTAGAGTTAGTAGAATTTATAGCTAGGTAATCATTATCTACTGCACAAACTTCTTTTGCTCCGCCTAATCTTGCAGCAATGCTCAAAATTCCGCTACCACTCCCAATATCTAAAACCTTTTTATCAGAAAATAAAATATTCTCCATTTTTTCTAAACAAAGATAGGTTGAAGGGTGACTGCCAGTACCAAAAGCTGCACCGGGGTCGATTTTTATAATTTGCTTATCCTTAAATTTTTCATTCAGATTTATCCAACAAGGCAATATTAAAAAATGATTTCCTACTAATTCAGGAGCCCAAAATTTCTTCCAACTTGTTAACCAATCCTCTTCTTTAATAATACTCCAGTTAAAAAATTTATTTTTAGAGTCGTTAATCTTTAGAATTTTGCTAATGATTTTTTCAAAATCACTTCTAGAATTATTGTCCCATGAATCAAATGGAAGCCATATATTTACCTCTTTTTTATTTTGATTTTTAATTAAGTATTCAAATGAAAAACTAAATATCCCAAGCTCATTTAATTTCCAAATAATAATATCTTCTGAATCACTTTCTATCTGAAAAGTTAGTTTATACCAGTCTTTAATTTCCATTAATAGAACAAGCCTCTTTATAAAGTAACTGGATTAGCATTGGTAATTCCCTCTACTTCAATAATGGTATCAAGCAATTTATTTGGTATTGGATCATCAATACTGAGAACCATAACAGCTTCACCCCTAACAATTTTGCGACCAACTTGCATTGAGGCAATATTTACATTGTTGCTACCCAATAAAGACCCCAGCTTGCCAATAATACCGGGCATATCTCTATGCCTTGTAACCAACATATATCTGCTTGGCGATACGTTAACTGGGTATTGATCAATACTCATAATTTTTAATTCTCCATCAGCGAAAATGCTTCCTGCTACACTATGGTCTCCATTATCTCCATAAGTAGTTAACTGAAGCGATCCACTTGCAAATTCAGGTCTTGCCTCATCTTTACTTTCGACAACTGTAATACCCCTCGAATCTGCTTCTAGAGAGGCATTCACATAATTGATCCTATCTCCTAAAGCTTTACTTAGAAGGCCTTTTAGACTAGCTATTATTAATGGCTGGGAAGGATGTTGAACAAATTCACCTTGAAGCTTCACCTCTAGTTTTTGAATCTGTCCACCTGAAAGCTGACTTATAAGCAGACCCATTGTTTCAGCCAACTGCAAATGAGGTTTTAGGCTATCCATAATATCAGGGCTCAAACCTGGTATATTTACTGCAGTTCTAGCAGATAAACCAAGCAAGACATCTCTAATTTGTTCTGCAACATCAACGGCTACATTTTCTTGTGCCTCCCGAGTAGATGCTCCTAAGTGAGGGGTGAGAATAAGATT
Coding sequences within it:
- the prmA gene encoding 50S ribosomal protein L11 methyltransferase, translating into MEIKDWYKLTFQIESDSEDIIIWKLNELGIFSFSFEYLIKNQNKKEVNIWLPFDSWDNNSRSDFEKIISKILKINDSKNKFFNWSIIKEEDWLTSWKKFWAPELVGNHFLILPCWINLNEKFKDKQIIKIDPGAAFGTGSHPSTYLCLEKMENILFSDKKVLDIGSGSGILSIAARLGGAKEVCAVDNDYLAINSTNSNFQLNFGNLNNLNTYLGSFNEVILKNQLKQFDFVLCNILAEVIKGMIPNIYKCLRNNGEVIFSGILNSQKDEIIKILIQNNLKLLDVSSRKNWACISAQKPASNPKHKIYL